Proteins co-encoded in one Lasioglossum baleicum chromosome 3, iyLasBale1, whole genome shotgun sequence genomic window:
- the LOC143207328 gene encoding anillin-like isoform X3, with amino-acid sequence MRMLERARARREKLNTQLSNAGHDIKRMRSPLKDANAILAQATVTKAKSPTKSPAKVSISNAKSKLQKLGKLYSDDSSVELSSPIHRTEERFYAEEETTEQKPNRRGARLDRLAALASTINNWEDDLSHPTLVKPADSSKADRIHAKFNEQVRSIPEPQPSTSGYKAGGRNSKGSSPKKNESCSAKQLKWEKTILQSLEAQGFSRTKSNSRLVYDYKACSQGKDVGSPSSSKLAQVKEDATRHKDRNEKNTKENVFKSSNSPEKTPKNAISSTSGNSRPSPRFGFNSSPKSPAQSSPGSVLSKASLFESKNTEGRAKDPAQMSLSERMALFEKNKGEAPLLPKAPLSMSVPLKKLREKEKTSPASEHATNGAKPKTNIPNNAVNVQREKFEQGLSTQELENNILRNTHLERQRELDMLRTRFNRNKEMAQAAAGSCIRTSESSEGKSNSPKNSPVCPVKPTPAPDCSIPPPPPPPPPKPGRLYPNLSDIENTTETETDAEYTVNSTEAETATLDEKTDTETATEAEYYVHDNETETDSQEECEEPNTSLGRSILRVVNEQAFLNKKRAIDPDPDSSTSDISVYDEMDEYVDSLALQEAHGVNCITEVGPTPPKLNRGGKSPSNVSTSFKYSQGSPYRSPMKKISPAPPKQGSTYVMDGDNCVPLMHSVSFYRRQQSQTPKTPVRIISRMQESPDILSSATKVDDAKCEAVMVQEKVKKLLDDVCKQQTIIGQASQALNLCTSTVEFNDSREQVEGERLLLVATHRRQAALNEVQRLKVEGTLKPVSPGSPELQESGSLTISAITLPLKREYYRNNGTNTCLHFVCLMRHLEEIVATPVVVAESGDSCLRFPSTLKLHDLYNDFKITVEIYSLQTQAEILPHEIKYHIHNGNGCSSSNNNCNKKLANKTPKKFLKQESRLVMPSVQSPAGPSAVRSPAFQLSGYVIFSLKEVHRQQFTLNKVPSQSPLEGRLQMHVSCELSVSVEHRGFLTMFEDISGFGAWHRRWCLLKGSTLSYWKYPDDERKKTPIGSLDLQNVSTNQVGSVSRDICARANTFLLETTRSAESGDTESLIVIRNAHTTTIRHLLSADTKEDRLEWCSKLNKTLNLIRAWGGVSALS; translated from the exons ATG AGAATGTTAGAACGTGCAAGGGCAAGAAGAGAAAAATTAAATACTCAACTATCTAATGCTGGACACGATATTAAAAGAATGCGTAGTCCTTTGAAGGATGCAAATGCCATATTAGCACAGGCTACAG TTACAAAAGCTAAAAGCCCAACAAAGTCTCCCGCAAAAGTGTCGATAAGTAATGCGAAATCAAAGTTACAAAAGCTTGGAAAACTATATTCTG ATGACAGTAGTGTGGAATTAAGTTCACCCATACACAGGACAGAAGAAAGATTCTATGCGGAAGAAGAGACCACGGAGCAAAAGCCAAATAGAAGGGGTGCTAGGCTCGATAGACTAGCAGCTCTTGCTTCAACAATTAATAATTGGGAAGATGATCTGTCTCATCCAACTttg GTGAAGCCAGCAGACAGCAGCAAAGCAGATAGGATACATGCAAAATTTAATGAGCAAGTCAGAAGCATACCAGAACCACAGCCAAGCACAAGTGGATATAAAGCAGGAGGTAGAAATAGTAAAGGTTCGAGTCCTAAGAAGAATGAAtcatgttcagcgaaacaattGAAATGGGAGAAAACTATACTGCAATCATTA GAGGCTCAAGGCTTTAGTCGTACAAAAAGCAATAGTCGCCTTGTATATGACTATAAGGCTTGTTCTCAGGGAAAAGATGTAGGTTCGCCAAGTTCATCTAAACTCGCACAAGTTAAAGAAGATGCCACACGCCACAAAgacagaaatgaaaaaaatacaaaagaaaatgtattcAAAAGTTCCAACAGTCCGGAGAAAACGCCGAAGAACGCAATATCCAGCACAAGTGGTAATTCCCGACCTTCGCCAAGATTTGGCTTTAATAGTTCTCCCAAAAGTCCGGCTCAATCTAGCCCAGGCTCAGTGCTAAGTAAAGCTTCTCTATTTGAGTCTAAGAATACAGAGGGGAGAGCAAAAGATCCAGCTCAAATGTCGTTGTCTGAGAGAATGGctctttttgaaaaaaataaaggagaagCACCTTTATTACCAAAAGCACCTCTTAGTATGTCTGTACCACTAAAAAAACTTCGAGAGAAGGAGAAAACCAGTCCAGCATCGGAACATGCAACTAATGGAG CAAAACCTAAGACCAATATTCCTAATAATGCTGTTAATGTTCAACGAGAGAAGTTTGAACAAGGTTTAAGCACTCAAGagttagaaaataatattttgcgCAATACTCACCTGGAAAGACAGCGTGAATTGGATATGTTACGTACACGTTTTAACAGAAATAAGGAAATGGCTCAAGCTGCTGCTGGTTCTTGTATTAGAACCAGCGAAAGCAGCGAAGGAAAATCAAATTCTCCTAAAAACTCTCCAGTGTGTCCAGTCAAACCGACACCTGCACCT GATTGCAGTATTCCtcctccaccaccaccaccaccgcctaAGCCTGGACGTCTTTATCCTAATCTTTCCGATATAGAAAACACAACCGAAACAGAAACGGATGCCGAGTATACTGTTAATAGTACAGAAGCAGAAACCGCCACTCTTGACGAGAAAACAGACACGGAGACTGCGACCGAAGCTGAATATTATGTACAC gaTAACGAAACCGAGACTGACAGTCAAGAAGAATGCGAAGAACCGAATACCAGTCTTGGCAGAAGCATTCTACGAGTTGTGAATGAACaagcatttttaaataaaaag AGAGCAATTGACCCAGATCCAGATAGTTCAACTTCCGACATTTCAGTATATGATGAGATGGATGAATATGTAGATAGTCTTGCGCTACAGGAAGCACACGGTGTAAATTGTATTACAGAGGTGGGACCAACTCCGCCCAAGCTAAACAGAGGTGGTAAAAGTCCTTCCAATGTATCGACAAGTTTCAAATATAGCCAAGG GTCGCCGTATCGGTCACCTATGAAAAAGATTTCACCTGCACCTCCAAAACAGGGTTCAACTTACGTAATGGACGGTGATAATTGTGTACCATTAATGCACAGTGTCAGTTTTTATCGACGCCAACAATCACAA acaCCTAAAACTCCGGTGCGTATAATATCGAGGATGCAAGAATCTCCAGATATTTTATCAAGTGCGACAAAAGTTGATGACGCTAAGTGCGAAGCTGTTATGGTacaagaaaaagtgaaaaaattgcTAGATGATGTGTGCAAGCAACAAACGATCATTGGCCAAGCTAGTCAAGCATTAAACTTGTGTACTTCTACGGTTGAGTTTAATGATTCTAGGGAACAAGTTGAAGGAGAAAGATTATTGCTCGTTGCCA CTCACAGACGGCAAGCTGCTTTAAACGAAGTTCAACGGTTGAAAGTAGAAGGCACATTGAAACCTGTCTCTCCTGGATCACCGGAATTACAAGAAAGTGGTTCTTTAACGATCTCTGCTATCACTCTGCCCCTTAAACGAGAGTACTATCGCAACAATGGTACAA ATACATGCCTCCATTTTGTTTGTTTAATGCGACATTTGGAGGAAATAGTGGCTACTCCAGTAGTTGTTGCAGAATCTGGCGACTCGTGCCTTCGATTTCCATCGACACTCAAATTACATGATTTGTATAACGATTTTAAAATTACTGTCGAGATATACTCACTTCAAACACAAGCTGAAATTTTACCACATGAAATTAAATATCACATCCATAATGGAAACGGATGCAGTAGCAGTAACAACAATTGCAATAAAAAG CTTGCAAATAAAACTcctaaaaagtttttaaaacaaGAAAGCCGATTAGTAATGCCAAGTGTTCAAAGTCCGGCTGGCCCATCTGCTGTTCGATCTCCAGCATTCCAATTGTCTGGCTACGTTATTTTCAGTCTGAAGGAAGTGCATCGACAgcaatttacattaaataag GTACCATCGCAATCGCCATTAGAGGGGCGACTACAGATGCATGTTTCTTGCGAGCTTTCGGTATCGGTGGAGCATAGAGGATTTCTAACAATGTTCGAAGATATTTCTGGATTTGGAGCCTGGCATCGTAGATGGTGCTTACTTAAAGGATCGACGTTATCGTATTGGAAATATCCTGACGACGAAAGGAAGAAAACTCCCATTGGAAGCTTAGATTTGCAAa ATGTTTCCACAAATCAGGTTGGATCAGTTTCTCGCGATATATGCGCACGCGCCAACACTTTTTTACTTGAGACGACTAGAAGCGCAGAATCTGGAGATACTGAAAGCTTGATTGTAATCAGAAATGCTCATACAACAACAATTAG GCACCTGTTATCTGCGGACACAAAAGAAGATAGATTAGAGTGGTGTTCAAAACTTAACAAAACGTTGAATTTGATTCGTGCTTGGGGTGGAGTGTCGGCATTATCGTAA
- the LOC143207328 gene encoding anillin-like isoform X5 — protein MDPFTQRMLERARARREKLNTQLSNAGHDIKRMRSPLKDANAILAQATVTKAKSPTKSPAKVSISNAKSKLQKLGKLYSDDSSVELSSPIHRTEERFYAEEETTEQKPNRRGARLDRLAALASTINNWEDDLSHPTLVKPADSSKADRIHAKFNEQVRSIPEPQPSTSGYKAGGRNSKGSSPKKNESCSAKQLKWEKTILQSLGKDVGSPSSSKLAQVKEDATRHKDRNEKNTKENVFKSSNSPEKTPKNAISSTSGNSRPSPRFGFNSSPKSPAQSSPGSVLSKASLFESKNTEGRAKDPAQMSLSERMALFEKNKGEAPLLPKAPLSMSVPLKKLREKEKTSPASEHATNGAKPKTNIPNNAVNVQREKFEQGLSTQELENNILRNTHLERQRELDMLRTRFNRNKEMAQAAAGSCIRTSESSEGKSNSPKNSPVCPVKPTPAPDCSIPPPPPPPPPKPGRLYPNLSDIENTTETETDAEYTVNSTEAETATLDEKTDTETATEAEYYVHDNETETDSQEECEEPNTSLGRSILRVVNEQAFLNKKRAIDPDPDSSTSDISVYDEMDEYVDSLALQEAHGVNCITEVGPTPPKLNRGGKSPSNVSTSFKYSQGSPYRSPMKKISPAPPKQGSTYVMDGDNCVPLMHSVSFYRRQQSQTPKTPVRIISRMQESPDILSSATKVDDAKCEAVMVQEKVKKLLDDVCKQQTIIGQASQALNLCTSTVEFNDSREQVEGERLLLVATHRRQAALNEVQRLKVEGTLKPVSPGSPELQESGSLTISAITLPLKREYYRNNGTNTCLHFVCLMRHLEEIVATPVVVAESGDSCLRFPSTLKLHDLYNDFKITVEIYSLQTQAEILPHEIKYHIHNGNGCSSSNNNCNKKLANKTPKKFLKQESRLVMPSVQSPAGPSAVRSPAFQLSGYVIFSLKEVHRQQFTLNKVPSQSPLEGRLQMHVSCELSVSVEHRGFLTMFEDISGFGAWHRRWCLLKGSTLSYWKYPDDERKKTPIGSLDLQNVSTNQVGSVSRDICARANTFLLETTRSAESGDTESLIVIRNAHTTTIRHLLSADTKEDRLEWCSKLNKTLNLIRAWGGVSALS, from the exons ATGGACCCCTTCACTCAG AGAATGTTAGAACGTGCAAGGGCAAGAAGAGAAAAATTAAATACTCAACTATCTAATGCTGGACACGATATTAAAAGAATGCGTAGTCCTTTGAAGGATGCAAATGCCATATTAGCACAGGCTACAG TTACAAAAGCTAAAAGCCCAACAAAGTCTCCCGCAAAAGTGTCGATAAGTAATGCGAAATCAAAGTTACAAAAGCTTGGAAAACTATATTCTG ATGACAGTAGTGTGGAATTAAGTTCACCCATACACAGGACAGAAGAAAGATTCTATGCGGAAGAAGAGACCACGGAGCAAAAGCCAAATAGAAGGGGTGCTAGGCTCGATAGACTAGCAGCTCTTGCTTCAACAATTAATAATTGGGAAGATGATCTGTCTCATCCAACTttg GTGAAGCCAGCAGACAGCAGCAAAGCAGATAGGATACATGCAAAATTTAATGAGCAAGTCAGAAGCATACCAGAACCACAGCCAAGCACAAGTGGATATAAAGCAGGAGGTAGAAATAGTAAAGGTTCGAGTCCTAAGAAGAATGAAtcatgttcagcgaaacaattGAAATGGGAGAAAACTATACTGCAATCATTA GGAAAAGATGTAGGTTCGCCAAGTTCATCTAAACTCGCACAAGTTAAAGAAGATGCCACACGCCACAAAgacagaaatgaaaaaaatacaaaagaaaatgtattcAAAAGTTCCAACAGTCCGGAGAAAACGCCGAAGAACGCAATATCCAGCACAAGTGGTAATTCCCGACCTTCGCCAAGATTTGGCTTTAATAGTTCTCCCAAAAGTCCGGCTCAATCTAGCCCAGGCTCAGTGCTAAGTAAAGCTTCTCTATTTGAGTCTAAGAATACAGAGGGGAGAGCAAAAGATCCAGCTCAAATGTCGTTGTCTGAGAGAATGGctctttttgaaaaaaataaaggagaagCACCTTTATTACCAAAAGCACCTCTTAGTATGTCTGTACCACTAAAAAAACTTCGAGAGAAGGAGAAAACCAGTCCAGCATCGGAACATGCAACTAATGGAG CAAAACCTAAGACCAATATTCCTAATAATGCTGTTAATGTTCAACGAGAGAAGTTTGAACAAGGTTTAAGCACTCAAGagttagaaaataatattttgcgCAATACTCACCTGGAAAGACAGCGTGAATTGGATATGTTACGTACACGTTTTAACAGAAATAAGGAAATGGCTCAAGCTGCTGCTGGTTCTTGTATTAGAACCAGCGAAAGCAGCGAAGGAAAATCAAATTCTCCTAAAAACTCTCCAGTGTGTCCAGTCAAACCGACACCTGCACCT GATTGCAGTATTCCtcctccaccaccaccaccaccgcctaAGCCTGGACGTCTTTATCCTAATCTTTCCGATATAGAAAACACAACCGAAACAGAAACGGATGCCGAGTATACTGTTAATAGTACAGAAGCAGAAACCGCCACTCTTGACGAGAAAACAGACACGGAGACTGCGACCGAAGCTGAATATTATGTACAC gaTAACGAAACCGAGACTGACAGTCAAGAAGAATGCGAAGAACCGAATACCAGTCTTGGCAGAAGCATTCTACGAGTTGTGAATGAACaagcatttttaaataaaaag AGAGCAATTGACCCAGATCCAGATAGTTCAACTTCCGACATTTCAGTATATGATGAGATGGATGAATATGTAGATAGTCTTGCGCTACAGGAAGCACACGGTGTAAATTGTATTACAGAGGTGGGACCAACTCCGCCCAAGCTAAACAGAGGTGGTAAAAGTCCTTCCAATGTATCGACAAGTTTCAAATATAGCCAAGG GTCGCCGTATCGGTCACCTATGAAAAAGATTTCACCTGCACCTCCAAAACAGGGTTCAACTTACGTAATGGACGGTGATAATTGTGTACCATTAATGCACAGTGTCAGTTTTTATCGACGCCAACAATCACAA acaCCTAAAACTCCGGTGCGTATAATATCGAGGATGCAAGAATCTCCAGATATTTTATCAAGTGCGACAAAAGTTGATGACGCTAAGTGCGAAGCTGTTATGGTacaagaaaaagtgaaaaaattgcTAGATGATGTGTGCAAGCAACAAACGATCATTGGCCAAGCTAGTCAAGCATTAAACTTGTGTACTTCTACGGTTGAGTTTAATGATTCTAGGGAACAAGTTGAAGGAGAAAGATTATTGCTCGTTGCCA CTCACAGACGGCAAGCTGCTTTAAACGAAGTTCAACGGTTGAAAGTAGAAGGCACATTGAAACCTGTCTCTCCTGGATCACCGGAATTACAAGAAAGTGGTTCTTTAACGATCTCTGCTATCACTCTGCCCCTTAAACGAGAGTACTATCGCAACAATGGTACAA ATACATGCCTCCATTTTGTTTGTTTAATGCGACATTTGGAGGAAATAGTGGCTACTCCAGTAGTTGTTGCAGAATCTGGCGACTCGTGCCTTCGATTTCCATCGACACTCAAATTACATGATTTGTATAACGATTTTAAAATTACTGTCGAGATATACTCACTTCAAACACAAGCTGAAATTTTACCACATGAAATTAAATATCACATCCATAATGGAAACGGATGCAGTAGCAGTAACAACAATTGCAATAAAAAG CTTGCAAATAAAACTcctaaaaagtttttaaaacaaGAAAGCCGATTAGTAATGCCAAGTGTTCAAAGTCCGGCTGGCCCATCTGCTGTTCGATCTCCAGCATTCCAATTGTCTGGCTACGTTATTTTCAGTCTGAAGGAAGTGCATCGACAgcaatttacattaaataag GTACCATCGCAATCGCCATTAGAGGGGCGACTACAGATGCATGTTTCTTGCGAGCTTTCGGTATCGGTGGAGCATAGAGGATTTCTAACAATGTTCGAAGATATTTCTGGATTTGGAGCCTGGCATCGTAGATGGTGCTTACTTAAAGGATCGACGTTATCGTATTGGAAATATCCTGACGACGAAAGGAAGAAAACTCCCATTGGAAGCTTAGATTTGCAAa ATGTTTCCACAAATCAGGTTGGATCAGTTTCTCGCGATATATGCGCACGCGCCAACACTTTTTTACTTGAGACGACTAGAAGCGCAGAATCTGGAGATACTGAAAGCTTGATTGTAATCAGAAATGCTCATACAACAACAATTAG GCACCTGTTATCTGCGGACACAAAAGAAGATAGATTAGAGTGGTGTTCAAAACTTAACAAAACGTTGAATTTGATTCGTGCTTGGGGTGGAGTGTCGGCATTATCGTAA